A single region of the Epinephelus moara isolate mb chromosome 16, YSFRI_EMoa_1.0, whole genome shotgun sequence genome encodes:
- the si:ch211-207l14.1 gene encoding uncharacterized protein si:ch211-207l14.1, which yields MMDPDKDEVEVFSDAENPRPLSAQEEEDEEELEEEEEGEKEEDEDEDEEEDARIFNAWMQRYGAGQQQNNIGEEDGKEEEAEGRRPGSRSSLEPPVRMRADRRASLPCPATLSAMQLSRLHSSTQAPVTARVLLQRTSSRRLLPSPQDIAVPASSERRPSLIPTIPEVIAPERRGQFRRRNVMSLSDAYSVCLICHNELSGGTRELQCRHTFHKECIEEWLWRKQSCPTCHVQVSDSQSVHWSSARVKVP from the exons ATGATGGATCCAGACAAAGACGAAGTCGAAGTGTTTTCGGACGCTGAAAACCCGAGACCTCTGAGtgcacaggaggaggaggatgaggaggagctagaggaggaggaggaaggggagaaggaggaggatgaggatgaggatgaggaggaggatgctaGGATCTTCAATGCCTGGATGCAGCGGTACGGAGCAGGGCAACAGCAGAATAATATTGGAGAAGAGGACGggaaggaagaggaggcagagggacGAAGACCTGGGAGTAGGAGCAGTTTAGAGCCTCCAGTCCGCATGAGGGCCGACCGCCGAGCCTCGCTGCCATGTCCG gcGACTCTGTCGGCTATGCAGCTGTCTCGTCTCCACTCGTCCACCCAGGCTCCGGTGACGGCGAGGGTCCTGCTGCAGCGCACCTCCTCACGCCGCCTCCTGCCGTCACCACAGGACATCGCCGTCCCCGCCAGCTCCGAGCGAAGACCCTCCCTCATACCCACAATCCCTGAAGTCATAGCGCCCGAGAGGCGGGGCCAGTTCAGGAGACGCAACGTCATGTCCCTG agtGATGCGTACAGTGTGTGTCTGATCTGTCACAATGAGCTGAGTGGAGGAACCAGAGAGCTGCAGTGTCGACACACCTTCCACAAAGAG TGTATAGAGGAGTGGCTGTGGAGGAAACAGTCGTGTCCTACGTGTCACGTTCAGGTGTCTGACTCTCAATCCGTCCACTGGAGCTCCGCCCGGGTTAAAGTCCCCTGA